One region of Bubalus bubalis isolate 160015118507 breed Murrah chromosome 15, NDDB_SH_1, whole genome shotgun sequence genomic DNA includes:
- the WDR97 gene encoding WD repeat-containing protein 97 isoform X1 translates to MESEVLDASNPYTVGGDYLILDQDPYETDIYEVPDPGLLKEERESSFSERAPQLFTNNSQWQNMAQSARARQLWLLLRTGLQTFVEKEKRAELHVARLTHGLEPLRRLEVAAGLFSVAQDPVGRRFVVLDGAGHLHLHREDGWAQEKLLAPVALTGLVAVLGPLGTVGRFVGWGPVGLAILKSDLSLLWLSKPGEHGVPGHEPICCLPVPDPGLLLVAEAGGSLVLWKFRSGGRCLVPHRSPLQLPPSISGALARLALGPRSPHHDPCCFAAYGSAVLTFDLQTWALTDVRRNLHKTTIFDLAYCKEVEAMVTASRDSTVKVWEADWQIRMVFVGHRGPVTAVTVLPNTALVVSASQDGTLRTWDLQAAAQVGEVALTCWGRGVPSESVSRLLAPAGPGWPLLSLEARSVGLWRARELYSPLAQLSAPVLHLQLAPALPKPTAPHVALPARLVCACADGSVYLVSVSGGRTVSALLLEPEDCAAAVAYCLPREALWVLTRAGHLLCANAARSPMRVLRRLCPPPPPAPQPCCLHLYSHLTDPTSAFTNWEIVCQYKGELCRGDVAWAWKDKNRYLPVVGHTDGTLSVLELRSLKTVFRTEAHSPGPVTAIASTWNSIVSSGGDLTVKMWRVFPYAEESLSPLRTFCCCHPAVVLCALGKRVTVGFEDPNNATYGLVQFGLGSSPRYDHRPQDDPTDRITGLCCCPTLKLYASSSLDCTIRIWTAENKLLRWAGEGWGQGAAAWVSRLHPTGARQLEGVQGWPGPCLCSCLGVLLREAELDSHPEPPSRLLHLNGAPQALTFCSNNGDLVLALGSRLCLVDHRFYLPTSYLLKNLCQEVPDGVDDPPLPLTSPESLTAAQLQRLANLRGVASLSTALCFIHRQTTAPQQPVLEEDLEVLVARNQDLQQLRLGLESPAARPQLTWQQRQQAFDNYLHLIYGPGMLVSMGPPGASLCPGPLTCLCVPHASQGLDSEAEPQQQWGTVALAVEKETWDPSAQPRDGPALGGTEAPPLQDVGTLGRRFACPPRVPLPLPPTYRRVHSRASQLLARSSLSCELGLSLDLQLQWDQLSKKPLAWDPPSPNLGQSRTSLLPQRRPQELLSNLSGFFPATIHPYKYWRGPIRFPGCVPNSVVLQQMWLPEEVSGLGALGGLSGSRESKQHRGQEDLWLVRGIRRRHTKQQQKLIQWLRDEEDEDEEEPDLDWSLESPSPPHRLPSDPLLVPVRLRAQSAKDPILSLKGTHEDTAKIETYLHHPQFHYAQLLWEQRYGHLPKFLQFFVEQNWFKKLFPIFTLQAYPKMGTVEGLASAFMDLLEEASWADRVHVLRALLRLLPDLSREFCSRLQGTLLHLLNLEQPPSLQDRVQKQFVMLALQLLLACSLESREVVVELMSYFLYSPAPFRPELRRLLDGLGLQDPQGFLFKEMMTWVQGPDPESKATLRRRCCQKLEEMIQQLQMETMQLSVAKMSEVLPKVSETSGLHPPSKEALLQISMLSGAAGHVSVTSSNVSQTPSLVVSAGVSDLTTLEPQAQQTLPQLHFARTRRALSETLTHFCLQPEVVLRSSAPAILPHEMPPHEMPPHGMLPHEMLPHEMLPLAQMVWSQSKMLDLGPIDALNFFCEQQCIRQQGPLPEEPYSPLPGPPLPPQFCGMVLPHSPDPRHDRILRLQEARVQRCPMRLRGEWGQGWKSDPGPAQFLPSIHPTPQSHHPAGPPGRMLSRLCVDRSLDSTIRILKLPLPRVELQPFPPDWPRSARPLPPRLLHPALQRYFLPDDTNPDNYR, encoded by the exons ATGGAGTCGGAAGTGTTGGATGCAAGCAACCCGTATACAGTAGGAGGCGACTACCTGATTCTAGACCAAGACCCATATGAGACCGACATTTATGAAGTTCCGGACCCGGGGCTCCTCAAGGAAGAGAGGG AGTCGTCATTTTCGGAGCGGGCCCCACAGCTTTTTACCAACAACTCGCAGTGGCAGAACATGGCTCAGAGTGCCCGTGCCCGCCAGCTGTGGCTGCTCCTGCGTACAGGCCTCCAGACCTTTGTGGAAAAG GAAAAGAGAGCTGAGCTGCATGTGGCGCGCTTGACGCACGGGCTGGAACCCCTGCGGCGCCTGGAGGTGGCAGCCGGGCTGTTTTCGGTGGCACAGGACCCCGTGGGCAGACGCTTCGTGGTGCTGGACGGTGCAGGCCACCTGCACCTGCACAGAGAGGATGGCTGGGCACAAGAGAAGCTGTTGGCTCCAGTTGCACTTACAGGGCTAGTGGCGGTGCTGGGCCCTCTGGGCACTGTGGGCCGCTTTGTGGGCTGGGGCCCAGTGGGGCTGGCCATACTAAAGTCCGACCTTAGCCTACTGTGGCTGAGTAAGCCAGGGGAGCATGGGGTGCCAGGCCACGAGCCCATCTGCTGCCTGCCGGTGCCAGATCCCGGGCTGCTACTGGTGGCGGAGGCAGGCGGAAGCCTGGTGCTCTGGAAGTTCCGTTCAGGGGGCCGCTGCCTGGTTCCCCACAGGTCACCTCTGCAGCTACCGCCAAGCATCTCGGGTGCGCTTGCGCGTCTGGCTCTGGGGCCTCGGTCTCCCCATCACGACCCATGCTGCTTCGCAGCCTATGGCTCAGCCGTGCTCACCTTTGATCTGCAAACCTGGGCTCTCACAGATGTGCGTCGGAATCTGCACAAAAC CACCATCTTCGACCTGGCGTACTGTAAAGAGGTAGAGGCCATGGTGACAGCTTCCCGGGATAGCACGGTGAAAGTGTGGGAGGCTGACTGGCAGATCCGCATGGTGTTCGTGGGACACAGAG GCCCGGTGACCGCGGTGACCGTGCTCCCGAACACAGCCCTGGTGGTGTCGGCTTCACAGGACGGGACGCTGCGCACGTGGGACCTTCAGGCAGCAGCGCAGGTGGGTGAGGTGGCACTCACCTGCTGGGGCCGAGGCGTGCCGTCGGAGAGTGTGAGCCGTCTGCTGGCCCCCGCTGGCCCGGGCTGGCCCTTGCTCTCCTTGGAGGCCCGCAGCGTGGGGCTGTGGCGTGCGCGGGAGCTCTACTCGCCGTTGGCGCAGCTGTCTGCGCCGGTGCTCCACCTGCAGTTGGCGCCGGCGCTACCCAAGCCCACCGCCCCGCACGTGGCGCTGCCCGCCCGCCTCGTGTGCGCCTGCGCTGACGGCTCGGTGTACCTGGTGTCAGTCTCTGGAGGACGCACCGTGAGCGCGCTTCTTCTGGAGCCCGAGGACTGCGCAGCTGCCGTGGCCTACTGCCTGCCTCGCGAGGCGCTGTGGGTGCTGACGCGCGCCggacacctgctgtgtgccaatGCAGCACGCTCCCCAATGCGGGTGCTGCGCCGCCTGTGCCCGCCGCCGCCACCCGCGCCCCAGCCCTGCTGCCTGCACCTCTACAGCCACCTCACGGACCCCACCAGCGCGTTCACCAACTGGGAGATAGTGTGCCAGTACAAGGGCGAGCTGTGCCGCGGCGATGTGGCCTGGGCCTGGAAGGACAAGAACCG GTACCTGCCCGTGGTGGGGCACACTGATGGCACCTTGTCCGTACTCGAGTTGCGCTCCTTGAAGACGGTCTTCCGAACGGAGGCACACAGCCCGGGCCCCGTCACTGCCATCGCGTCCACCTGGAACAGCATCGTGTCCTCTG GGGGAGACCTGACTGTGAAGATGTGGCGCGTCTTCCCCTACGCCGAGGAGAGCCTGAGCCCCCTGCGCACCTTCTGCTGCTGCCACCCGGCGGTGGTGCTCTGCGCCCTTGGCAAGCGCGTCACGGTGGGCTTCGAGGACCCGAACAATGCCACCTATGGCCTGGTGCAGTTTGGCCTGGGCAGCAGCCCTCGCTATGATCACCGGCCCCAGGACGACCCCACCGACCGCATCACTG GCCTGTGCTGCTGTCCCACGCTCAAGCTGTATGCCTCTTCCAGCCTGGACTGCACCATCCGGATCTGGACAGCGGAGAACAAGCTGCTgcggtgggctggggaggggtgggggcagggagcagctgCCTGGGTTTCCCGCCTTCACCCTACCGGAGCCCGGCAGCTGGAGGGGGTGCAGGGGTGGCCGGGGCCTTGCCTCTGTTCCTGCCTTGGTGTTCTACTCAGAGAAGCAGAGCTGGActcccaccctgaacccccctccaggCTCCTACATCTGAACGGTGCCCCTCAGGCCCTAACCTTCTGCAGCAACAATGGGGACCTGGTCCTGGCACTGGGCTCCCGCCTCTGCCTGGTGGACCACAGATTCTACCTGCCCACATCTTACCTGCTTAAG AACCTGTGCCAAGAGGTCCCTGATGGGGTGGATGATCCTCCACTGCCGCTGACCAGCCCAGAGTCACTGACTGCAGCCCAGCTACAGAGGCTCGCCAACCTGCGTGGGGTGGCCAGCCTCAG CACAGCCTTGTGTTTCATCCATCGCCAGACAACAGCTCCTCAGCAGCCAGTGTTGGAGGAG gactTGGAAGTCCTGGTTGCCCGGAACCAAGACCTTCAGCAATTGAGACTGGGGCTGGAGAGCCCGGCAGCCCGGCCCCAGCTGACTTGGCAGCAGCGCCAGCAGGCCTTTGATAACTACCTACATCTGATCTACGGCCCAGGCATGCTGGTGAGCATGGGGCCGCCCGGGGCCTCCCTGTGCCCTGGGCCTCTGACCTGCCTGTGTGTCCCGCACGCCTCCCAGGGTCTGGATTCTGAAGCAGAGCCCCAGCAGCAGTGGGGCACGGTGGCCCTCGCAGTGGAAAAAGAGACCTGGGACCCAAGTGCCCAGCCCAGAGATGGCCCTGCTCTCGGGGGCACTGAAGCCCCACCACTGCAGGATGTGGGGACCCTGGGCAGGCGCTTTGCCTGCCCGCCCCGAGTCCCCTTGCCTCTCCCACCCACCTACCGGAGGGTGCACAGCCGAGCATCCCAG CTACTGGCCCGCTCCTCCCTGAGCTGCGAGCTGGGCCTCAGTCTGGACCTGCAGCTGCAGTGGGATCAGCTCAGCAAAAAGCCTCTGGCCTGGGATCCACCGTCCCCCAACCTGGGGCAGAGCAGG ACCTCCCTGCTGCCGCAGAGGCGGCCCCAGGAGCTTCTCTCCAACCTCAGCGGCTTCTTCCCTGCCACCATCCATCCTTACAAG TACTGGCGGGGGCCCATCCGCTTCCCGGGCTGCGTGCCCAACTCGGTGGTGCTGCAGCAGATGTGGCTGCCCGAGGAGGTCAGCGGCCTCGGAGCCCTCGGCGGACTCTCGGGCAGCCGCGAGAGCAAG CAGCACAGGGGCCAGGAGGACCTGTGGCTGGTGCGGGGCATCAGGCGGCGCCACAccaagcagcagcagaagctgatCCAGTGGCTGAGGGATGAGGAGGACGAGGACGAGGAGGAGCCGGACCTGGACTGGAGCTTGGAGTCCCCGAGTCCCCCGCACAGGCTGCCCTCCGACCCGCTGCTGGTGCCCGTGAGGCTGCGGGCGCAA AGCGCCAAGGACCCTATCCTGAGCCTCAAGGGCACCCACGAGGACACCGCCAAGATCGAGACCTACCTTCACCACCCCCAGTTCCACTATGCGCAGTTGCTCTGGGAGCAGCGCTACGGGCATCTGCCAAAGTTCCTGCAGTTCTTCGTTGAGCAGAACTGGTTCAAAAAGCTCTTCCCCATCTTCACCCTGCAG GCCTACCCCAAGATGGGCACGGTGGAGGGCCTGGCCTCGGCATTCATGGACCTGCTGGAGGAGGCCTCCTGGGCTGACCGCGTGCATGTGCTGCGCgcgctgctgcggctgctgccgGACCTCAGCAGAGAGTTCTGTAGCCGGCTGCAGGGCACCCTCCTGCACTTGCTCAACCTGGAGCAGCCCCCCAGCCTGCAG GACCGGGTCCAGAAGCAGTTTGTGATGCTGGCACTGCAGCTGCTCCTGGCGTGCTCCCTGGAGTCTCGcgaggtggtggtggagctgatgTCCTACTTCCTCTACTCGCCAGCCCCCTTCCG GCCGGAGCTCCGGAGGCTGCTGGACGGACTCGGCCTTCAGGACCCACAGGGCTTCCTGTTCAAGGAAATGATGACCTGGGTCCAGGGCCCAGACCCCGAGTCCAAGGCCACACTGCGCAGGCGCTGCTGCCAGAAGCTGGAGGAAATGATCCAGCAGCTGCAG ATGGAGACCATGCAGCTGTCTGTAGCCAAGATGTCAGAGGTGCTGCCCAAGGTCTCAGAGACTTCAGGACTTCACCCCCCTTCTAAAGAGGCCCTGTTGCAGATCTCGATGCTCTCTGGGGCAGCTGGTCACGTCTCTGTGACATCCTCCAATGTCTCCCAGACACCCTCTCTGGTGGTCTCAGCGGGGGTGTCAGATTTGACCACCCTGGAGCCCCAGGCCCAGCAGACGCTGCCACAGCTGCACTTTGCTCGGACCCGACGTGCACTGTCGGAGACCCTGACGCACTTCTGCCTCCAGCCTGAGGTCGTCTTGCGGTCCTCTGCGCCCGCCATACTGCCCCATGAGATGCCGCCGCATGAGATGCCGCCCCATGGGATGCTGCCCCATGAGATGCTGCCCCATGAGATGCTGCCCCTGGCGCAGATGGTCTGGTCACAGTCCAAAATGCTGGACCTGGGGCCCATTGATGCACTCAACTTCTTTTGCGAGCAGCAGTGCATTCGGCAGCAGGGGCCCCTGCCCGAGGAGCCCTACAGCCCACTCCcaggccctcccctgcccccgcaGTTCTGTGGCATGGTGCTGCCACACTCCCCGGATCCCCG GCACGACCGCATCCTCCGGCTTCAGGAGGCCAGGGTCCAGAGGTGTCCCATGAGACTGAGGGGTGAGTGGGGTCAGGGATGGAAATCGGACCCCGGCCCAGCCCAGTTCCTACCAAGCATCCACCCCACACCACAGTCTCACCATCCTGCCGGCCCCCCAGGCCGAATGCTGTCCCGGCTCTGCGTGGACCGTTCCCTGGACAGCACCATCCGCATACTGAAGCTGCCACTGCCTCGGGTGGAATTGCAGCCTTTCCCCCCAGACTGGCCCAGGTCTGCCCGTCCGCTGCCCCCACGGCTCCTGCACCCTGCCCTGCAGCGCTACTTTCTGCCAGATGACACCAACCCTGACAACTACCGCTGA
- the WDR97 gene encoding WD repeat-containing protein 97 isoform X4: MESEVLDASNPYTVGGDYLILDQDPYETDIYEVPDPGLLKEERESSFSERAPQLFTNNSQWQNMAQSARARQLWLLLRTGLQTFVEKEKRAELHVARLTHGLEPLRRLEVAAGLFSVAQDPVGRRFVVLDGAGHLHLHREDGWAQEKLLAPVALTGLVAVLGPLGTVGRFVGWGPVGLAILKSDLSLLWLSKPGEHGVPGHEPICCLPVPDPGLLLVAEAGGSLVLWKFRSGGRCLVPHRSPLQLPPSISGALARLALGPRSPHHDPCCFAAYGSAVLTFDLQTWALTDVRRNLHKTTIFDLAYCKEVEAMVTASRDSTVKVWEADWQIRMVFVGHRGPVTAVTVLPNTALVVSASQDGTLRTWDLQAAAQVGEVALTCWGRGVPSESVSRLLAPAGPGWPLLSLEARSVGLWRARELYSPLAQLSAPVLHLQLAPALPKPTAPHVALPARLVCACADGSVYLVSVSGGRTVSALLLEPEDCAAAVAYCLPREALWVLTRAGHLLCANAARSPMRVLRRLCPPPPPAPQPCCLHLYSHLTDPTSAFTNWEIVCQYKGELCRGDVAWAWKDKNRYLPVVGHTDGTLSVLELRSLKTVFRTEAHSPGPVTAIASTWNSIVSSGGDLTVKMWRVFPYAEESLSPLRTFCCCHPAVVLCALGKRVTVGFEDPNNATYGLVQFGLGSSPRYDHRPQDDPTDRITGLCCCPTLKLYASSSLDCTIRIWTAENKLLRWAGEGWGQGAAAWVSRLHPTGARQLEGVQGWPGPCLCSCLGVLLREAELDSHPEPPSRLLHLNGAPQALTFCSNNGDLVLALGSRLCLVDHRFYLPTSYLLKNLCQEVPDGVDDPPLPLTSPESLTAAQLQRLANLRGVASLSTALCFIHRQTTAPQQPVLEEDLEVLVARNQDLQQLRLGLESPAARPQLTWQQRQQAFDNYLHLIYGPGMLVSMGPPGASLCPGPLTCLCVPHASQGLDSEAEPQQQWGTVALAVEKETWDPSAQPRDGPALGGTEAPPLQDVGTLGRRFACPPRVPLPLPPTYRRVHSRASQLLARSSLSCELGLSLDLQLQWDQLSKKPLAWDPPSPNLGQSRTSLLPQRRPQELLSNLSGFFPATIHPYKYWRGPIRFPGCVPNSVVLQQMWLPEEVSGLGALGGLSGSRESKQHRGQEDLWLVRGIRRRHTKQQQKLIQWLRDEEDEDEEEPDLDWSLESPSPPHRLPSDPLLVPVRLRAQSAKDPILSLKGTHEDTAKIETYLHHPQFHYAQLLWEQRYGHLPKFLQFFVEQNWFKKLFPIFTLQAYPKMGTVEGLASAFMDLLEEASWADRVHVLRALLRLLPDLSREFCSRLQGTLLHLLNLEQPPSLQDRVQKQFVMLALQLLLACSLESREVVVELMSYFLYSPAPFRPELRRLLDGLGLQDPQGFLFKEMMTWVQGPDPESKATLRRRCCQKLEEMIQQLQMETMQLSVAKMSEVLPKVSETSGLHPPSKEALLQISMLSGAAGHVSVTSSNVSQTPSLVVSAGVSDLTTLEPQAQQTLPQLHFARTRRALSETLTHFCLQPEVVLRSSAPAILPHEMPPHEMPPHGMLPHEMLPHEMLPLAQMVWSQSKMLDLGPIDALNFFCEQQCIRQQGPLPEEPYSPLPGPPLPPQFCGMVLPHSPDPRHDRILRLQEARVQRCPMRLRGRMLSRLCVDRSLDSTIRILKLPLPRVELQPFPPDWPRSARPLPPRLLHPALQRYFLPDDTNPDNYR, translated from the exons ATGGAGTCGGAAGTGTTGGATGCAAGCAACCCGTATACAGTAGGAGGCGACTACCTGATTCTAGACCAAGACCCATATGAGACCGACATTTATGAAGTTCCGGACCCGGGGCTCCTCAAGGAAGAGAGGG AGTCGTCATTTTCGGAGCGGGCCCCACAGCTTTTTACCAACAACTCGCAGTGGCAGAACATGGCTCAGAGTGCCCGTGCCCGCCAGCTGTGGCTGCTCCTGCGTACAGGCCTCCAGACCTTTGTGGAAAAG GAAAAGAGAGCTGAGCTGCATGTGGCGCGCTTGACGCACGGGCTGGAACCCCTGCGGCGCCTGGAGGTGGCAGCCGGGCTGTTTTCGGTGGCACAGGACCCCGTGGGCAGACGCTTCGTGGTGCTGGACGGTGCAGGCCACCTGCACCTGCACAGAGAGGATGGCTGGGCACAAGAGAAGCTGTTGGCTCCAGTTGCACTTACAGGGCTAGTGGCGGTGCTGGGCCCTCTGGGCACTGTGGGCCGCTTTGTGGGCTGGGGCCCAGTGGGGCTGGCCATACTAAAGTCCGACCTTAGCCTACTGTGGCTGAGTAAGCCAGGGGAGCATGGGGTGCCAGGCCACGAGCCCATCTGCTGCCTGCCGGTGCCAGATCCCGGGCTGCTACTGGTGGCGGAGGCAGGCGGAAGCCTGGTGCTCTGGAAGTTCCGTTCAGGGGGCCGCTGCCTGGTTCCCCACAGGTCACCTCTGCAGCTACCGCCAAGCATCTCGGGTGCGCTTGCGCGTCTGGCTCTGGGGCCTCGGTCTCCCCATCACGACCCATGCTGCTTCGCAGCCTATGGCTCAGCCGTGCTCACCTTTGATCTGCAAACCTGGGCTCTCACAGATGTGCGTCGGAATCTGCACAAAAC CACCATCTTCGACCTGGCGTACTGTAAAGAGGTAGAGGCCATGGTGACAGCTTCCCGGGATAGCACGGTGAAAGTGTGGGAGGCTGACTGGCAGATCCGCATGGTGTTCGTGGGACACAGAG GCCCGGTGACCGCGGTGACCGTGCTCCCGAACACAGCCCTGGTGGTGTCGGCTTCACAGGACGGGACGCTGCGCACGTGGGACCTTCAGGCAGCAGCGCAGGTGGGTGAGGTGGCACTCACCTGCTGGGGCCGAGGCGTGCCGTCGGAGAGTGTGAGCCGTCTGCTGGCCCCCGCTGGCCCGGGCTGGCCCTTGCTCTCCTTGGAGGCCCGCAGCGTGGGGCTGTGGCGTGCGCGGGAGCTCTACTCGCCGTTGGCGCAGCTGTCTGCGCCGGTGCTCCACCTGCAGTTGGCGCCGGCGCTACCCAAGCCCACCGCCCCGCACGTGGCGCTGCCCGCCCGCCTCGTGTGCGCCTGCGCTGACGGCTCGGTGTACCTGGTGTCAGTCTCTGGAGGACGCACCGTGAGCGCGCTTCTTCTGGAGCCCGAGGACTGCGCAGCTGCCGTGGCCTACTGCCTGCCTCGCGAGGCGCTGTGGGTGCTGACGCGCGCCggacacctgctgtgtgccaatGCAGCACGCTCCCCAATGCGGGTGCTGCGCCGCCTGTGCCCGCCGCCGCCACCCGCGCCCCAGCCCTGCTGCCTGCACCTCTACAGCCACCTCACGGACCCCACCAGCGCGTTCACCAACTGGGAGATAGTGTGCCAGTACAAGGGCGAGCTGTGCCGCGGCGATGTGGCCTGGGCCTGGAAGGACAAGAACCG GTACCTGCCCGTGGTGGGGCACACTGATGGCACCTTGTCCGTACTCGAGTTGCGCTCCTTGAAGACGGTCTTCCGAACGGAGGCACACAGCCCGGGCCCCGTCACTGCCATCGCGTCCACCTGGAACAGCATCGTGTCCTCTG GGGGAGACCTGACTGTGAAGATGTGGCGCGTCTTCCCCTACGCCGAGGAGAGCCTGAGCCCCCTGCGCACCTTCTGCTGCTGCCACCCGGCGGTGGTGCTCTGCGCCCTTGGCAAGCGCGTCACGGTGGGCTTCGAGGACCCGAACAATGCCACCTATGGCCTGGTGCAGTTTGGCCTGGGCAGCAGCCCTCGCTATGATCACCGGCCCCAGGACGACCCCACCGACCGCATCACTG GCCTGTGCTGCTGTCCCACGCTCAAGCTGTATGCCTCTTCCAGCCTGGACTGCACCATCCGGATCTGGACAGCGGAGAACAAGCTGCTgcggtgggctggggaggggtgggggcagggagcagctgCCTGGGTTTCCCGCCTTCACCCTACCGGAGCCCGGCAGCTGGAGGGGGTGCAGGGGTGGCCGGGGCCTTGCCTCTGTTCCTGCCTTGGTGTTCTACTCAGAGAAGCAGAGCTGGActcccaccctgaacccccctccaggCTCCTACATCTGAACGGTGCCCCTCAGGCCCTAACCTTCTGCAGCAACAATGGGGACCTGGTCCTGGCACTGGGCTCCCGCCTCTGCCTGGTGGACCACAGATTCTACCTGCCCACATCTTACCTGCTTAAG AACCTGTGCCAAGAGGTCCCTGATGGGGTGGATGATCCTCCACTGCCGCTGACCAGCCCAGAGTCACTGACTGCAGCCCAGCTACAGAGGCTCGCCAACCTGCGTGGGGTGGCCAGCCTCAG CACAGCCTTGTGTTTCATCCATCGCCAGACAACAGCTCCTCAGCAGCCAGTGTTGGAGGAG gactTGGAAGTCCTGGTTGCCCGGAACCAAGACCTTCAGCAATTGAGACTGGGGCTGGAGAGCCCGGCAGCCCGGCCCCAGCTGACTTGGCAGCAGCGCCAGCAGGCCTTTGATAACTACCTACATCTGATCTACGGCCCAGGCATGCTGGTGAGCATGGGGCCGCCCGGGGCCTCCCTGTGCCCTGGGCCTCTGACCTGCCTGTGTGTCCCGCACGCCTCCCAGGGTCTGGATTCTGAAGCAGAGCCCCAGCAGCAGTGGGGCACGGTGGCCCTCGCAGTGGAAAAAGAGACCTGGGACCCAAGTGCCCAGCCCAGAGATGGCCCTGCTCTCGGGGGCACTGAAGCCCCACCACTGCAGGATGTGGGGACCCTGGGCAGGCGCTTTGCCTGCCCGCCCCGAGTCCCCTTGCCTCTCCCACCCACCTACCGGAGGGTGCACAGCCGAGCATCCCAG CTACTGGCCCGCTCCTCCCTGAGCTGCGAGCTGGGCCTCAGTCTGGACCTGCAGCTGCAGTGGGATCAGCTCAGCAAAAAGCCTCTGGCCTGGGATCCACCGTCCCCCAACCTGGGGCAGAGCAGG ACCTCCCTGCTGCCGCAGAGGCGGCCCCAGGAGCTTCTCTCCAACCTCAGCGGCTTCTTCCCTGCCACCATCCATCCTTACAAG TACTGGCGGGGGCCCATCCGCTTCCCGGGCTGCGTGCCCAACTCGGTGGTGCTGCAGCAGATGTGGCTGCCCGAGGAGGTCAGCGGCCTCGGAGCCCTCGGCGGACTCTCGGGCAGCCGCGAGAGCAAG CAGCACAGGGGCCAGGAGGACCTGTGGCTGGTGCGGGGCATCAGGCGGCGCCACAccaagcagcagcagaagctgatCCAGTGGCTGAGGGATGAGGAGGACGAGGACGAGGAGGAGCCGGACCTGGACTGGAGCTTGGAGTCCCCGAGTCCCCCGCACAGGCTGCCCTCCGACCCGCTGCTGGTGCCCGTGAGGCTGCGGGCGCAA AGCGCCAAGGACCCTATCCTGAGCCTCAAGGGCACCCACGAGGACACCGCCAAGATCGAGACCTACCTTCACCACCCCCAGTTCCACTATGCGCAGTTGCTCTGGGAGCAGCGCTACGGGCATCTGCCAAAGTTCCTGCAGTTCTTCGTTGAGCAGAACTGGTTCAAAAAGCTCTTCCCCATCTTCACCCTGCAG GCCTACCCCAAGATGGGCACGGTGGAGGGCCTGGCCTCGGCATTCATGGACCTGCTGGAGGAGGCCTCCTGGGCTGACCGCGTGCATGTGCTGCGCgcgctgctgcggctgctgccgGACCTCAGCAGAGAGTTCTGTAGCCGGCTGCAGGGCACCCTCCTGCACTTGCTCAACCTGGAGCAGCCCCCCAGCCTGCAG GACCGGGTCCAGAAGCAGTTTGTGATGCTGGCACTGCAGCTGCTCCTGGCGTGCTCCCTGGAGTCTCGcgaggtggtggtggagctgatgTCCTACTTCCTCTACTCGCCAGCCCCCTTCCG GCCGGAGCTCCGGAGGCTGCTGGACGGACTCGGCCTTCAGGACCCACAGGGCTTCCTGTTCAAGGAAATGATGACCTGGGTCCAGGGCCCAGACCCCGAGTCCAAGGCCACACTGCGCAGGCGCTGCTGCCAGAAGCTGGAGGAAATGATCCAGCAGCTGCAG ATGGAGACCATGCAGCTGTCTGTAGCCAAGATGTCAGAGGTGCTGCCCAAGGTCTCAGAGACTTCAGGACTTCACCCCCCTTCTAAAGAGGCCCTGTTGCAGATCTCGATGCTCTCTGGGGCAGCTGGTCACGTCTCTGTGACATCCTCCAATGTCTCCCAGACACCCTCTCTGGTGGTCTCAGCGGGGGTGTCAGATTTGACCACCCTGGAGCCCCAGGCCCAGCAGACGCTGCCACAGCTGCACTTTGCTCGGACCCGACGTGCACTGTCGGAGACCCTGACGCACTTCTGCCTCCAGCCTGAGGTCGTCTTGCGGTCCTCTGCGCCCGCCATACTGCCCCATGAGATGCCGCCGCATGAGATGCCGCCCCATGGGATGCTGCCCCATGAGATGCTGCCCCATGAGATGCTGCCCCTGGCGCAGATGGTCTGGTCACAGTCCAAAATGCTGGACCTGGGGCCCATTGATGCACTCAACTTCTTTTGCGAGCAGCAGTGCATTCGGCAGCAGGGGCCCCTGCCCGAGGAGCCCTACAGCCCACTCCcaggccctcccctgcccccgcaGTTCTGTGGCATGGTGCTGCCACACTCCCCGGATCCCCG GCACGACCGCATCCTCCGGCTTCAGGAGGCCAGGGTCCAGAGGTGTCCCATGAGACTGAGGG GCCGAATGCTGTCCCGGCTCTGCGTGGACCGTTCCCTGGACAGCACCATCCGCATACTGAAGCTGCCACTGCCTCGGGTGGAATTGCAGCCTTTCCCCCCAGACTGGCCCAGGTCTGCCCGTCCGCTGCCCCCACGGCTCCTGCACCCTGCCCTGCAGCGCTACTTTCTGCCAGATGACACCAACCCTGACAACTACCGCTGA